In Kocuria turfanensis, a single genomic region encodes these proteins:
- a CDS encoding FAD-dependent oxidoreductase: protein MADTTTRPLRVAVVGAGPAGIYAADMLTKSEPVKNGELEVSIDLFDRYPTPFGLIRYGVAPDHPRIKGIITALRAILGRGDIRFFGNVEFGRDLTLADFGAHYDAVIFATGAVYDAPLNIPGNDLEGVHGAAEFVAWYDGHPDFPRTWPLEAEEVAVIGNGNVALDVARVLSKHADDMLVTEIPGNVYQGLKASPVTDVHIFGRRGPAQVKFTPLELRELAKSRDVDIVVYDEDFDYDEGSEQAIAENNQVKVMVKTLEKWRADDSPKTASRRLHLHFLQSPREVLGEDGRVTGLRMERTRLNGDGSVSGTGEYVDYPVQAVYHAVGYLGSRLPELPFDDGRGVIPNAEGRVLAEDGTVLHGLYATGWIKRGPVGLIGATKSDALETVTHLLEDRPVLPGATRPDPASVNEVLEARGVEYTTWEGWLALDEYEQGLGQSSHDAEGNPRERVKVVEREEMVSVSREGVPEPVSSPA, encoded by the coding sequence GTGGCTGACACCACCACCCGCCCTCTGCGCGTCGCCGTCGTCGGCGCCGGCCCGGCCGGCATCTACGCCGCGGACATGCTCACCAAGTCCGAGCCCGTGAAGAACGGGGAGCTCGAGGTCAGCATCGACCTGTTCGACCGCTACCCGACCCCGTTCGGGCTGATCCGCTACGGGGTGGCCCCCGACCACCCCCGCATCAAGGGCATCATCACCGCGCTGCGCGCCATCCTGGGCCGCGGCGACATCCGCTTCTTCGGCAACGTGGAGTTCGGCCGGGACCTGACCCTCGCCGACTTCGGCGCCCACTACGACGCGGTGATCTTCGCGACCGGCGCCGTCTACGACGCCCCGCTGAACATCCCCGGCAACGACCTCGAGGGCGTCCACGGCGCCGCCGAGTTCGTCGCCTGGTACGACGGGCACCCGGACTTCCCGCGCACCTGGCCGCTCGAGGCCGAGGAGGTCGCGGTCATCGGCAACGGCAACGTGGCCCTCGACGTCGCCCGGGTGCTCTCCAAGCACGCCGACGACATGCTCGTCACCGAAATCCCCGGCAACGTCTACCAGGGCCTGAAGGCCTCCCCGGTCACGGACGTGCACATCTTCGGCCGCCGCGGCCCCGCCCAGGTGAAGTTCACCCCGCTGGAGCTGCGCGAGCTCGCCAAGTCGCGCGACGTCGACATCGTCGTCTACGACGAGGACTTCGACTACGACGAGGGCTCCGAGCAGGCCATCGCCGAGAACAACCAGGTCAAGGTGATGGTCAAGACCCTCGAGAAGTGGCGGGCCGACGACTCCCCGAAGACCGCCTCCCGGCGCCTGCACCTGCACTTCCTGCAGAGCCCCCGGGAGGTCCTCGGCGAGGACGGCCGGGTCACCGGCCTGCGCATGGAGCGGACCCGGCTCAACGGGGACGGCTCCGTGTCCGGGACCGGCGAGTACGTCGACTACCCGGTGCAGGCCGTCTACCACGCCGTCGGCTACCTGGGCTCCCGGCTGCCCGAGCTGCCCTTCGACGACGGCCGCGGCGTGATCCCCAACGCGGAGGGCCGCGTCCTGGCCGAGGACGGCACGGTGCTGCACGGCCTCTACGCCACCGGGTGGATCAAGCGCGGCCCGGTCGGGCTGATCGGCGCCACCAAGTCCGACGCCCTCGAGACGGTCACCCACCTGCTGGAGGACCGCCCCGTGCTGCCCGGCGCCACCCGTCCCGACCCCGCGTCCGTGAACGAGGTGCTCGAGGCCCGCGGCGTCGAGTACACCACGTGGGAGGGCTGGCTGGCCCTGGACGAGTACGAGCAGGGCCTGGGCCAGTCCTCGCACGACGCCGAGGGCAACCCGCGCGAGCGGGTCAAGGTGGTCGAGCGCGAGGAGATGGTCAGCGTCTCCCGGGAGGGCGTGCCCGAGCCGGTCTCCTCGCCCGCCTGA
- a CDS encoding ABC transporter permease, with translation MRNDTALPQVPAAPPAAPRAPRAEERTASGPLPVPPAEQDAAGEELAGLDALQTERARRTSAGEVFRTKVAPPLVALVAGLLLWQLLVALLGPRPDVMPGPLDVGRQFVALLTDGTVLGALGTSLWRGISGFLVAAAVATPLGLLIAQRRALRDAVGPIISGLQVLPSIAWVPAAIIWFGLSDATVYFVVLMGAIPSIVNGMLAGVDQIPPQLRRAGHVLGARGWTMASKVVLPAALPGYVAGLKQGWAFSWRSLMGAELIAIGGSIGFGLGSLLEQGRTVSNMAVVMVAVLSILAVGILVELLFFNPVERRLLRGRGLLGHRS, from the coding sequence ATGCGAAATGACACGGCCCTGCCCCAGGTCCCGGCCGCGCCGCCGGCCGCGCCCCGCGCGCCCCGGGCGGAGGAGCGCACGGCCTCCGGGCCGCTCCCGGTGCCGCCCGCCGAGCAGGACGCCGCCGGCGAGGAGCTCGCCGGCCTGGACGCCCTGCAGACCGAGCGCGCCCGCAGGACCTCGGCCGGGGAGGTGTTCCGCACCAAGGTCGCCCCGCCGCTGGTCGCCCTGGTGGCCGGCCTGCTGCTGTGGCAGCTGCTCGTCGCCCTCCTCGGCCCCCGGCCCGACGTCATGCCGGGGCCGCTGGACGTCGGGCGGCAGTTCGTGGCGCTCCTCACCGACGGCACCGTCCTGGGCGCCCTCGGCACGAGCCTGTGGCGGGGGATCAGCGGCTTCCTGGTGGCCGCGGCGGTGGCCACGCCGCTGGGGCTGCTGATCGCCCAGCGGCGCGCCCTGCGCGACGCCGTGGGCCCCATCATCTCGGGCCTGCAGGTGCTGCCCTCCATCGCCTGGGTGCCCGCCGCGATCATCTGGTTCGGCCTCTCCGACGCCACCGTGTACTTCGTGGTGCTCATGGGGGCCATCCCGTCGATCGTCAACGGCATGCTCGCGGGGGTGGACCAGATCCCGCCCCAGCTGCGCCGGGCCGGCCACGTGCTCGGGGCCCGCGGCTGGACCATGGCCAGCAAGGTGGTGCTCCCCGCGGCCCTGCCCGGCTACGTCGCCGGGCTCAAGCAGGGCTGGGCCTTCTCCTGGCGCTCGCTCATGGGCGCCGAGCTCATCGCCATCGGCGGCTCCATCGGCTTCGGCCTGGGCTCCCTGCTGGAGCAGGGCCGGACGGTCTCCAACATGGCGGTGGTGATGGTCGCGGTCCTGTCGATCCTCGCCGTCGGCATCCTCGTGGAGCTGCTGTTCTTCAACCCCGTGGAACGCCGGCTGCTGCGCGGGCGGGGCCTGCTCGGCCACCGGTCGTGA
- a CDS encoding ABC transporter ATP-binding protein, translating to MSTATTTAIRLQGLGKTFSPEDGPVLQDVDLEVERGQFVALLGASGCGKSTLLNIVAGLEEPTAGSVTVPAEGAALMFQDAALFPWLTARRNVELALELRGVPAPQRRERAEELLKLVRLPHAADKRPHELSGGMRQRVALARALAQEREVLLMDEPFSALDAITRDLLHEELLRVWRATGRTIVFITHNVGEAVRLGQRVLLMSSRPGQVVQEWDTRPWKDPESYGFEGSAQSLDDTLAELTRTITARLREEISRHAK from the coding sequence ATGAGCACCGCGACCACCACCGCGATCCGGCTGCAGGGCCTCGGCAAGACCTTCTCCCCCGAGGACGGGCCGGTCCTGCAGGACGTGGACCTCGAGGTGGAGCGCGGGCAGTTCGTCGCGCTGCTCGGGGCCTCCGGCTGCGGCAAGTCGACGCTGCTGAACATCGTGGCCGGGCTCGAGGAGCCGACCGCGGGCTCGGTGACCGTCCCCGCGGAAGGAGCGGCCCTGATGTTCCAGGACGCCGCGCTGTTCCCCTGGCTCACCGCGCGGCGCAACGTGGAGCTCGCCCTGGAGCTGCGCGGTGTCCCCGCCCCGCAGCGGCGGGAGCGGGCCGAGGAGCTGCTCAAGCTGGTCCGGCTGCCGCACGCGGCGGACAAGCGCCCGCACGAGCTCTCCGGCGGGATGCGCCAGCGCGTGGCCCTGGCCCGGGCCCTGGCCCAGGAACGGGAGGTCCTGCTCATGGACGAGCCGTTCTCCGCGCTGGACGCCATCACCCGGGACCTGCTGCACGAGGAGCTGCTGCGCGTCTGGCGCGCCACGGGACGGACGATCGTGTTCATCACCCACAACGTCGGCGAGGCCGTGCGGCTGGGCCAGCGGGTGCTGCTCATGTCCTCCCGCCCCGGCCAGGTGGTCCAGGAGTGGGACACCCGGCCGTGGAAGGACCCCGAGTCCTACGGGTTCGAGGGCAGCGCCCAGTCGCTCGACGACACCCTCGCCGAGCTGACCCGCACCATCACCGCACGACTGCGTGAGGAGATCAGCCGCCATGCGAAATGA